In the genome of Helicobacter colisuis, the window TAATATTCTAGGGGTAGATTTCTAAAGCGATAAGCACAATCTAGTGCCAAATCAATAGCAGAAAATTCAATGTGTGCAATGGAATGTAGCAGATGAGCTGCGTTGAGATCATTTTTTAGGTATTTACCTTGTGGGACTTTTTTGGGTGGGACAATCTGACAAAAATAAGAAAAAGTAGGAGCCATTAAAGGAAGTATTTCTGCATTATGATTTATTTTTATATGTTTAAAATTATAAAAAATTTCTTCAGTTAGAGTGCATTTTTCTTCTGCGCTTTTAGCATCTAGGGCGTTTTTGAGTGCGTTAAAAAGTTCTATGGAATCCTCCTTTTTGGCAAGTGCTTTGAGATTTGCTACCATTACCTTTTGTTTTAAAAGCCTATAAATTTGCTTAGGTGCTTTAGCCACTAGAATCTACTAAGGATTCTTAAGCTTATCTGGGATTAGAGATTGGCTGTGAATCTTTTTATCTTTTGTAAATCTCATCATTGATTTCTTTTTTGCAACATTTAATCGTAAAGATTAAATGGTATTACAACAAAAATTAGTGATTAGTATCCTATTGCGTTTTTTATGTAAGGGATTATATGGAAATTAACTAAAATAAATCTTAACCAAAGGGTGGCTTGTAATTCATTTTTTTGTTTAAGTATTGATATGCTAAAGAGTTAGGAATGATAAAATAGACAAAGAAACTTATAGATGAAAGATGAGTCACGCCTTTAGTGAGTGAAAAATGTTTAAATATATTGCACAAGTTTAAATTTTTTATAGTATAACTAATCAATCCATTTGGTAGATGGACTAAAGGTTTCACAAAGCCTGTATAATAAGATTGGCTATTTGGTTGGGTATGCGGGTGGAAATATCTTATTATATAGGAGTCCATAATGGAGCTGCTCAGTCTTCTCATTGCGATAATTGCAGTAATGATTACACTTTTTTTAATTAAGTTTGATTTATAAGTGAAATCTGACTTGTTTTCTTTGATATTTTCTATAAGTTTCTTTTTAATATCTTTTCTTCTCTTTGTTTAAGCGTAAATTTTAAAAAGCTTTTGTGTTAAATATCTATTGTTTCTACTGAATCTATGAAATATAATTATTTAGCTATTTAATCAATGCGATTAAGCAAGTTTGTCTAAAATACATTCACTAATGGTCTAGCAATGAAATAAGCATAAAAGCATTAAAAATCTATATTTCTAATATGAAGAAACACGGGAAATCTGGGGAGATTATTTTTGGTAAAGCCATTGTATTTGTAGGTGATGAGAGAATTAATTGGTGGGGGATTTTCTCGTTCTTTTTGGGTGAATCCTGAACCAATTTTAAAGGTTTTTAACTCTCCTTTGAAGTTAGCTTGGCATAAAATGGCTCCAAGTTTCCCTTTAAATTTACCTTTTCCTTGTGTGTAGCCAATAACTTTACATTCGCTATCCATATAGGGTTTGTATTTGTAAGAGTGATTAGAATTATTATAGGGGGAATTATTTTGACGAATGATGATTCCCTCTCCCTTTTTATCAAGAATACTTTGAAAATAGCTTTGCAAATGGGTTTTGTCTTGGATTTTGATTTGTGGGATTATTTTGATATGGGGAGTTGGATTTTTATCGAGGTATTTTTGGAGTTTGTCAAGTCTTTCTAAAAGGGTGCAATTTTGACAAACATTTGGCGCATCAAAAACATAGTAGGTTATTTTTTGCCATTCTTTTGGATTTGGATTTGAAGTGCGTATAATACTAGAAGTTTGCTCAAAAGATTCATAATCTAACCATAACTCTCCATCTAAGCTAAAGGGAGGGAAATTTTTAAGCCAAAAATTTGGAGGATTTAAGGGATTGTTGTTACGAGTGTGAAGTGTTTTGCCATTCCAGATTCCGCGGATTCCATCGAGTTTTTCACTCATTAGATAAGTAGTGGTTTTAAAATTTAGAGAATATTTTGAAGAATACTCTTTGAATTTTAAAATTTCACCTCCAAAAAGGAGGCTAAAGGAAAGGATTAAGAGTAAAGCTAGTCTTAGCACAAACCTTGCTCAATCATTGCGTTAGCAACTTTGCGGAATCCTGCGATATTAGCACCTAATACAAGGTTTGTAGGATCGCCAAATTCCTTTGCAGTTTCACTTGCATTTGCATAGATATTTTGCATAATGTTGTGAAGTTTTTTATCTACTTCTTCAAAACTCCAAGAAGTCATAGAAGCATTTTGACTCATTTCCAAACCACTTGTTGCCACACCACCTGCATTTGCAGCTTTTCCTGGTCCATAGCAGATTTTTGCATTAAGGAATTTATGCACCGCTTCGATTGTTGAAGGCATATTAGCTCCCTCGCTTACACATTTGCAACCATTTTTAAGGAGATTGTCGGCATCTTTTGCGTTAATTTCATTTTGTGTTGCGCTTGGGAACGCAGCAAAAGCAGGAATGCTCCAAAGTGGGTTGTGATCGCTTGGATAGTCTTTTGCGCTTGTGTATTTTGCACTTGATCTTTCTTTTGCGTAAGATTCAAGGCTTTCGCGTCTAACTTCTTTGATTTCTTTTAAGAGTGCTAGATCAATTCCTGATTCATCATAGATCATACCTTTAGAATCACTGATTGTTACTGGTTTTGCGCCTAATTGTTGAAGCTTTTCAATAGTGTAGATTGCAACATTTCCGCTACCTGAAACTAGACAAGTCTTGCCCTCTAATGATCCAAATTCGCTATGTTTTAACATTTCTTGCGCGAAATATACGCTACCATAACCTGTTGCTTCTGTTCTTACTAAGCTTCCACCCCAAAGCAAAGATTTTCCTGTAAGCACACCATCATAGCGATTAGTGAGTTTTTTGTATTGACCAAAGAGATAACCAATTTCTCTTCCACCCACACCAATATCTCCTGCTGGAACATCAGTGTGTGCGCCGATGTGACGATATAATTCATTCATAAAGGCTTGACAGAATCGCATAACTTCTCTATCGCTTTTGCCTTTAGGATCAAAATCACTTCCACCTTTCCCACCGCCCATTGCAAGTCCTGTTAGGGAGTTTTTGAAGATTTGCTCAAAACCTAAGAATTTGATAATGCCTTCTGTAACACTTGGGTGAAAACGCAATCCACCTTTGTAAGGTCCAAGAAGTGAGCTAAATTCGATTCTATAACCACGATTTACTTGGATTTCTCCCTTGTCATCTTCCCAAGTTACACGGAAGTTGATTTGTCTTTCTGGAATTACAATTCGCTCTAACACTTTGAATTTTTCATATCTTTTATCTTTTTGCAAAGCGGGTTCAATTGATTCTAAAACTTCTTTAACAGCTTGGTGAAACTCTACTTGATCTGGATAAAGTCTTTGGACTTTTGCAATAACATCTTGTGTGTAAGACATTGACACTCCTTTAAATGAATTTATGAGTGGAATTGTATTAATACTTTAATTAATCTAAGCTTATAATATTAAATTTTTTTTTTAAGTTATTATATAGGATACAGATAAATATAAAAAGATAAATATAAAAAAGTGTCGAATTATTGGAGTTTCTAGCATAAAGTGGAATGGATTTTAAATTTAAGAATAATTTATTTATTTTTTTATTAAGTTTTTTGGGGAATAGCCGATATTGAGTGTGTTATTTAATTTTAATAAAGGAGAAACGATGCAGACAAGTATGAGTTTCTCTTCTCTACAAGCCTCATATACCACCACGCATTGGAGTGCTCTTGGAGAAGAGATTGTAAATGACAAAGCAAATAGCGTTCCACAAATCAATAATGAAGGGGAAAATAGCCAAAAAGCTTCCAACATTCTCTCATCAACAGAGCTTTTAAATAGTAAGCTAGATGATTTTCATAAGCAAGTTATCAATCAGGCTTTGGGTAAAATTGCAGAAATTCAAGATGAAGTGATTAAGGTTTGGGAAGAAGTTTTTGGAGTTTCTAGCGGTAAATCAAGCAATGCTTCTAATTCAAATATTTCTTTAGAGTCATTACTTAATGGAAACTTTTCGCGCCCTAACTATGATCTTGGAAGTGGGATTAGCATTACTCAAGGTTTTTCACAATCTTTGGAATTATCAATTCAAGGCACAATTGTAGGCAAAGATGGAGTCAGTAAAAAACTTGATTTAAATATTAGCGTGTCTCAAAGCTTCGTGCAAAATTTACAAATCAATTCACAAAACAAAACCAATGGTGGCACTAATTCTGGAAATTCTAATAAAGTGATTGATCCACTTGTGATTGATTATGCAGGGAATGGGACTGAACTTAGTGATACAAAGATGAGTTTTGATCTTGATAGCGATGGGAAAAAGGATCAAATTTCTACGCTAAAAGAGGGTTCTGGATTTTTGGCATTGGATAAAAATAATGATGGTAAAATTAATGATGGAAATGAGCTTTTTGGGACAAAGAGTGGTGATGGATTTAAGGATTTGAGTGTTTATGATTCTAATCAAGATGGTAAGATTGACAAAAATGATCCTATTTATGATAAGCTAAGAATCTGGACGCCTAACCAAAAGGGCGAGGGCGAGTTAGTAGGGCTTGGAGAAAAAGGAATTGGCGTGATTTATCTTGATGCAAAAGAAAGTCAAGAGATGATGAGGGGAGAAGAGGGGGATTTGCTAGGAATTAAACAACAAACTTCTAATTTTATGCGAGAAGATGGAAGTCTTGGGGCGATTCATCATATTGATTTTGTAGCTGAAAATCCTATTAATAATACACAAGATGAGTTAGGTGTTAATTTACAACAAGGAATGCAGGTTGCAGCAAGTCGCGCTTATTTGCAAAACTTGAATATTAATTTTAACTTTTCTCAAAGCAGTGGAAGTCTTTTAAGTGGAAACCAAACTTCATTAAGCGTCTTTAGCTTTAGTGCTGCGCAATATTCCTTTAGTCTTAGCTCGTTAGAAAGCGCTAATAATGGAGTTAGTCAAGAATTATCTGCTTTGTGGAAAGGATTACAAGAAACATTTTTGGGCTTTGAAGCTAAGGAAGAATCATCTAGTCTTTTTGGGGATCTTTTAAAGCAGTTTGATGAGACTTTTGCGGATTTAAATCGTTTTGTGTTTGATGGAATGGAGGAGAATTTGTTTAAAGAAAGTCTTGTAGGGAATTTACAAAAACTTCTAGCTGCTTAAAAATTTCAAGAATCAAATGGATTTTAAATCATTTGATTCTTGAAAATAAAATATTTTGCAAATGGAATTTTTGTGATTTTAGCAGATTCTAGGCAGTAATTCTCCGCTTGGATAATCCAAGAATCGTTTAGCACCATAGGCGGTTTTTAAGACAACTTTATTAAGGTTTGTTGAAGTGGTGTAGCCTATTATACTGGCATTTTTTCCTGCTGGAGTTTGTTTTAGGATTTCTAGAGCTTTTTTAGAATCTTCTTTGGAAATAGCTAAGACACACATTCCCTCATTAGCAAGATTCCACGCTTCAAAACCTAAAAGTTCGCAGATTCCACGCACTTCATTTTTGATAGGCAAGGCTTCTTCTTCTATTTCAATTCCAATGTGTGAAGTGTTTGCCCATTCATTTAAGACACTTGCAATTCCACCTCTTGTCGCATCGCGCAAAGCATAAATGGAGATATTGTTTTTAAAAAGCTCTTCTAAGCTTGGATAGAGTAATTGACAATCGCTTTCTAAATTACTTTGCAAGGAAATTTCCTCGCGTTTAGAATACACTACTGCTCCATGATTCCCGATTTCTCCACTTACTAAGATACAACAATCCTGCGAAATATTAGAAGCGCTAATTTGTAAATGTGGATAGAGAAATTCGCCTAAAGCTGTTGTGGTAATAAAAATCTTATCTAGTGTTCCTTTTGGCAAGACTTTGGTATCTCCTGAAAGGAGTTTTGCGCCACTTGCCTTGAGGGTTTTTCCAAAAGAATCAAGAATTTTTTTTAAATCATCTATCAAAAATCCTTCTTCAATCATAAAACTAGCACTTAAATATTTGGGTTTTGCACCCATCATTGCCACATCATTACAGCTTCCACAAATGCTTAATTTGCCAATATCTCCACCGGGAAAAAATAATGGAGAGATTGTATAACCATCGGTGCTAATAGCAAATTTTCCTTTAGAAATAGAATCTAATTCACCAATGCCTGCATCTTCTCCAGCGCCTATTACACAGCCTTCTAAAAAGGGATAAAAAAGCTCTGAAATAAGTTTTTGAGATTCTATACCTCCACTTCCATGACTTAGAGTGATGATGGATTGTTTCATTTAGATTCCTTAGGAGAGATTAGTTTAGGTGTAGCTATAAGCCGAGTTCTGTTTATGTGGTTATTTATCTTGTTTTTGCCTTACAGCAAAAATCTAGCGAAAGGTTAAAAATTTGGGATGCTAACCATACCTTTCTTGCTGCAGATTGGGCTTGCAATGACAGAATGTATTGCTACACTCTCGGTGGGCTCTTACCCCGCCTTTTCACCCTTACCTTTAGAGACTAAAGGCGGTTTGTTTTCTGTTGCGCTTTCCCTTAGATTACTCTAGCCATTAGTTAAATGGAATCCTATCCCAAAGCAGCTCGGACTTTCCTCTTTAAAAAGCAACCACTCGCTACACCTAAGCTTGGAATTTTAGCAAAAAAAGAGATAAAAATAAATTTTAATTTTTAAAATCTGGTATTGATGTGCTTTTTAAAGATAAAGAATATTTGAGTAAAAAAAGAAAGAAAATTATTTTAGCTTTTTAAATAATGTTATAATTTGGATTTAGTTTGATAAGATTTATAGGGGTTTGTGCTTGGAGTTTTATGAAAAAGTAGCTATTAGCATTGTTACGCTTATGTATTTGGCATTTTTGATTTATCAAAATAGAAATTTGTTTAAGAGAAGGCAATGAAAATGAAAAAACCTACACTTAGTGTCGCTTTATTACAAAAAATTTTTGTAGCTGCTAATATAAGGCGTTGGAATGATCAAGCTACTCCAGTAGAATTTTATGAGCTAGATAAACAAGCCCATAAAATCGTGATTGCTTACCTTTTGGCGCATTTTGAAGAGATTGAAAATGGCAAAAAAATCGATTGGGAGCGATTGATTTTGCAGTTTTGTTATGAATTTTTTGAGCGCATTATTCTTACTGATATTAAACCTCCTGTATTCCATAAGCTTACACAAACGCACAATAAAGAACTTGTGGATTTTGTATGTAAAGAATTAGAAGAGGATTTGGGTAGATTTGCTTTTTTTGAATCAATGCGAAAATATTTATATGGAGAGATTGAGAATCTTGAGAAAGAGATTCTTAAAGCCTCGCATTATTATGCTTCAAAATGGGAATTTGATATTATTTATCATTTTAATCCAAAAATGTATGATGTGCAAAATATTAAAAATATCATTGATAGGCAAGTAGAAGAGCATTATCATTTAGCCGGTATTAAGCAGATTGTGTTGTATGAGGATATGAGAGAGCTTGTAGCGATGTTTGGACAGCTTAGGTTTCAGAAGCGTTGGAGTCAGACTCCAAGGGTTCCTCCTACTTCAGTCTTGGGACATACTTTAGTTGTAGCACTTTGTGCTTATTTGTTAGGTTGTGATTTGGGATTTTGTCGGCAAATGCAGATTAATCACTTTTTGTGTGGATTATTCCATGATTTACCAGAGATTCTAACGAGAGATATTATTTCTCCTATTAAACGCAGCGTAGAAGGTTTAGATGAATTTATAAAGCAAATTGAAGAAGAAGAGGTAAGAGAAAAGATACTTTCAAAGGTTCCAGAAGCTATTAAAAAAGATATTTTGTATTTTACGCAAAATGAATTTACAAATCGCTATAAAACGACTAAAGGAGTTGTGTATTTGCCTAAAGGTGAAGAGTTTTTAGGAAAGTATAATGAAGATTCTTGTTGTGCTATTTAT includes:
- a CDS encoding DNA ligase, which gives rise to MLRLALLLILSFSLLFGGEILKFKEYSSKYSLNFKTTTYLMSEKLDGIRGIWNGKTLHTRNNNPLNPPNFWLKNFPPFSLDGELWLDYESFEQTSSIIRTSNPNPKEWQKITYYVFDAPNVCQNCTLLERLDKLQKYLDKNPTPHIKIIPQIKIQDKTHLQSYFQSILDKKGEGIIIRQNNSPYNNSNHSYKYKPYMDSECKVIGYTQGKGKFKGKLGAILCQANFKGELKTFKIGSGFTQKERENPPPINSLITYKYNGFTKNNLPRFPVFLHIRNIDF
- the gdhA gene encoding NADP-specific glutamate dehydrogenase, which codes for MSYTQDVIAKVQRLYPDQVEFHQAVKEVLESIEPALQKDKRYEKFKVLERIVIPERQINFRVTWEDDKGEIQVNRGYRIEFSSLLGPYKGGLRFHPSVTEGIIKFLGFEQIFKNSLTGLAMGGGKGGSDFDPKGKSDREVMRFCQAFMNELYRHIGAHTDVPAGDIGVGGREIGYLFGQYKKLTNRYDGVLTGKSLLWGGSLVRTEATGYGSVYFAQEMLKHSEFGSLEGKTCLVSGSGNVAIYTIEKLQQLGAKPVTISDSKGMIYDESGIDLALLKEIKEVRRESLESYAKERSSAKYTSAKDYPSDHNPLWSIPAFAAFPSATQNEINAKDADNLLKNGCKCVSEGANMPSTIEAVHKFLNAKICYGPGKAANAGGVATSGLEMSQNASMTSWSFEEVDKKLHNIMQNIYANASETAKEFGDPTNLVLGANIAGFRKVANAMIEQGLC
- the hypE gene encoding hydrogenase expression/formation protein HypE; the protein is MKQSIITLSHGSGGIESQKLISELFYPFLEGCVIGAGEDAGIGELDSISKGKFAISTDGYTISPLFFPGGDIGKLSICGSCNDVAMMGAKPKYLSASFMIEEGFLIDDLKKILDSFGKTLKASGAKLLSGDTKVLPKGTLDKIFITTTALGEFLYPHLQISASNISQDCCILVSGEIGNHGAVVYSKREEISLQSNLESDCQLLYPSLEELFKNNISIYALRDATRGGIASVLNEWANTSHIGIEIEEEALPIKNEVRGICELLGFEAWNLANEGMCVLAISKEDSKKALEILKQTPAGKNASIIGYTTSTNLNKVVLKTAYGAKRFLDYPSGELLPRIC
- a CDS encoding HD domain-containing protein, with translation MKKPTLSVALLQKIFVAANIRRWNDQATPVEFYELDKQAHKIVIAYLLAHFEEIENGKKIDWERLILQFCYEFFERIILTDIKPPVFHKLTQTHNKELVDFVCKELEEDLGRFAFFESMRKYLYGEIENLEKEILKASHYYASKWEFDIIYHFNPKMYDVQNIKNIIDRQVEEHYHLAGIKQIVLYEDMRELVAMFGQLRFQKRWSQTPRVPPTSVLGHTLVVALCAYLLGCDLGFCRQMQINHFLCGLFHDLPEILTRDIISPIKRSVEGLDEFIKQIEEEEVREKILSKVPEAIKKDILYFTQNEFTNRYKTTKGVVYLPKGEEFLGKYNEDSCCAIYGEFLKFCDHLSAFLEARISMRHGISSRELEEGARNLEYLYNAKEINGVDLGYLFREFKA